A segment of the Mogibacterium diversum genome:
TCACAGAATTTTACGGCGATAGAGTATCGCTCGAGGATGAGCCAAAGACACTTCTTAGGGATGTGACTAAATTTGAAAGGGCTGGTAGGAAGGTTTATCTATGGAGAGCGTTGATAGTGGAGGGAGAGGATAAGCTTGCAAGGGGAGATACTTCTTTTGCAGATGCTGAAATAGATCCCGACGAAATGGCAGTAATTCTCTTCACTTCAGGGACTACAGGCACTCCTAAGGGAGTCATGCTAACTCATCGCAATATCACGGTAAATATCATGGATGTGTGCCGCGTGGCGAACATCCATCCATGGGATAAGACGCTCTCGATACTGCCTATTCACCACACTTATGAATGCACGCTCGGAATGTTACTCGTGCTATATCGAGGGGCAAGCACTGCATTTTGCGAGGGCATGAAATATATCGTCAAGAATATGCACGAAGCTGAGAATACGGTTGTTATAGTTGTACCGAGGGTTCTCGAGATGATTCACGGCCGAATCATGAAAACCACTAAGAAGTCGGGAAAGGAAAAGACGTTCAGGAGAGCTCTGAAGGCTAGCCGCAGCGCGCGAAAGTTCGGCGTAAATGTGAGCAGAACTCTATTTAAGCAGATTATAAATGAACTAGGCGGCAAGCTCAGACTCGTAATCACAGGAGCTGCTGCGCTTGCACCAGATATTTGTAGGGACTTTGAAGACTTTGGGATTATGGTGCTTCAGGGGTATGGAATGACCGAATGCACACCGCTAATTACAGGCACACCTCAGAGCGCTTCTAAGACGAGGTATGATAAATCTGGATCTGTAGGAGTGCCAGTGGAGACTGGAACAGTGCGTATCATTAACCCGGATGAAAATGGCATTGGAGAGATATTATTTAAAGGTCCAAATGTTATGCTCGGCTACTATAACCTCCCCGAGGCAACTGAGGAAGTGCTTGAGGATGGCTGGCTCAGAACTGGCGATATCGGATACTTCGATGCGGATGGCTGGCTGTTTCTGACTGGTCGCGCTAAGAATGTAATCGTAACGAATGCTGGAGAGAACATCTATCCTGAGGAAATTGAGGACTATATCAACAGACATCAGTACATATCTGATTCGATGGTATTCGCATCAGGCGAATCAGAGGATGTAGTTGCAGTACAGATTCTTCCAGATAAAGACGAGATAAAGGATGAACTCGGAAGTGTTCCATCAGACGATGAGCTTGAAACGCTCATAAAAGGAGTTGTCACGGAGCTCAATATGGGGCTCGCTCCGTTCAAGCGAATCCGTGAGGTCTACGTCCGCAAAGAAGATTTCGTGAGGACGACTACGCGCAAGATCAAACGACAGGATAATAAGCTGGAGGATTTGAAGTAGGGAGAAACGAGGCTAATCTTTAAAACCATACAAAAGCCATTTTTTAGATAACACTAAAAAATGGCTTTTAAGATGTGAAAATTAAATGCTATCAAAGTATGACTATGTAAAATAAAAGCGCAACCCTATCGAGTTGCGCCTTTTGGTGCGTGATCAGGGGTTCGAACCCTGGACACCCTGATTAAGAGTCTCGTTTTATTATTAGTGATTTTAGCCCTTATTAGATTAATACCACAGGCTATACCCCACGACTATATTTATCTATTAGTTCTGCCGCATTGTTAAGTGCTGCATTTGATTTATGAGTATATATCTTTGATGTGACAGCTATATCCTCATGCCCCATAAGTTCCTTAGCTACATTAATTGGTACACCTGCAGCTTGTAAGTCGGTACAGTAAGTATGTCTATAACAATATAAGGTTAGATCTGCTTGAACAAAATAAGGTGGCATAACCTGGTGCTTCTGTGGATGAACCTTACAGCCTGCAGCTATATTCATTTCGCGTTTAAAGTTCTTCCACAAATCGTTTATAGATGACTTAGTATATCTTTCACCTCTTGTATTCGCACAAATAAGCAATGAATCATTTGTAATATCATCATGCTCTGCAATTAACCTATCTAACAATATTCCTGGAATAGGTATGCTCCGCATTCCAGCTTTAGTCTTTGTAAATCCTCGAACTATTCCGTCTGATTTCAAAGCTTTATTCACAGTTACACGTTTGGATACAAAGTCAATGTCAGACCACTGCAGAGGTACGATCTCTTGAGGCCTAAGACCACAATACAACATAAGCAATATAAATAGTCCGCCTCGGTGATAATTTGCAACCTTGAGTGAAATTTCTCGTTCCTCGCTAGTTAAAGCTCGCCTCTTTTTAGGAGTCCTTCCTTGAGGCTTTTTTATACCGGTCATAGGATTTTGCACAACGAGTTCATTTTCAAGTGCAGTATTAA
Coding sequences within it:
- a CDS encoding AMP-dependent synthetase/ligase, with product MNDMRSTINSEATANPFGANSFIEKKGSDCGRYWYKDIREITTLKDLLAGSVEKHSERPAFWVKEKRGGEYIPVSYEVLGHDVEAIGTMLLELVDDERRVAIIGEGSYEWIASYLAVMNAGLVVVPIDKELGGEEIKNLLDASNCHTVICSSECAPKLSNIITITDLIITEFYGDRVSLEDEPKTLLRDVTKFERAGRKVYLWRALIVEGEDKLARGDTSFADAEIDPDEMAVILFTSGTTGTPKGVMLTHRNITVNIMDVCRVANIHPWDKTLSILPIHHTYECTLGMLLVLYRGASTAFCEGMKYIVKNMHEAENTVVIVVPRVLEMIHGRIMKTTKKSGKEKTFRRALKASRSARKFGVNVSRTLFKQIINELGGKLRLVITGAAALAPDICRDFEDFGIMVLQGYGMTECTPLITGTPQSASKTRYDKSGSVGVPVETGTVRIINPDENGIGEILFKGPNVMLGYYNLPEATEEVLEDGWLRTGDIGYFDADGWLFLTGRAKNVIVTNAGENIYPEEIEDYINRHQYISDSMVFASGESEDVVAVQILPDKDEIKDELGSVPSDDELETLIKGVVTELNMGLAPFKRIREVYVRKEDFVRTTTRKIKRQDNKLEDLK
- a CDS encoding tyrosine-type recombinase/integrase — encoded protein: MADYYKKTFTFEGKRRYVYGKTELEAIEKRAILKSQLEAGKVEISRNTQVFIWINEWLDNYKEPEVNYRWYKDIQAMCDRFIIPAIGHMRLSSVKPLHIRKVLNPLQDYSYSFNAKIYDILNQIFNTALENELVVQNPMTGIKKPQGRTPKKRRALTSEEREISLKVANYHRGGLFILLMLYCGLRPQEIVPLQWSDIDFVSKRVTVNKALKSDGIVRGFTKTKAGMRSIPIPGILLDRLIAEHDDITNDSLLICANTRGERYTKSSINDLWKNFKREMNIAAGCKVHPQKHQVMPPYFVQADLTLYCYRHTYCTDLQAAGVPINVAKELMGHEDIAVTSKIYTHKSNAALNNAAELIDKYSRGV